The sequence GAGTCCCAAATGGAGTTGCGACCGTAACAGTCGTATTGACTGGGCCGTATCAAGACTGATCAATCACTGCCAGGGAGTTAATGGGCCTACGTGAATGTTGGTGAAGCCCATCTAGCAGTTAGCTCACAGTATGTTGTGATGCAGCTATAAAGTCACTCTCAGGTTGTTGAGAGTTGGCTTGGGACTTGATAAACGATCAGTATAGTGAATTCCAGGAAACAGAATCCTGAAGAGAGAAGTACCCAGGGAGATTCGGGGAACTCTATAATTCGCTTGTGTCtttgcttttcttttctttaacaCAAACGAGAGagagtgagtgagagagagCGTGAGAGTTAGATAGAATCGAGTTAGCTAAACCAGAGGATCGCGATCGTATCGgcaacaagtggtatcagagcgctGGTTGAGCGACGACGATACGAGAAGGCGACTCGAGCTTCTGGGATTCACCAAAGCAAGATCATCTAGATCTTGACAAGCGCGATCAAGATCCCCGATCTCAGCTGTACCAGTGGAGTTCTGATCAGGCCTAGAGGAAAATCGACTGATCTTGAACGTCTCAGAGATATCAGGGAGATATACTAAACTTCTTCTAGAGATTGACAAGTTTGAGATTGATTTTGCCGACTAATCGAATCTGAAACTGATTCTTCAAAGTTTGTTGATCCGTGTTTGAGATTAGATATTTGCTGAGTCTTTGGTATCTGTCTGTTATCTGCAGGTGATAGATCGATCGAGATTGAGCAACATGGATCCAACTCCGGGAAGATTCGTTATGGAGAAGTTCGACGGCAAAGGTGACTTCAGCTTATGGAAGTACAAACTACTGGGGCAATTGGAGATTCAAGGCCTCTCGTCAGTCTTAAGGGAAGAATCTGAACCAACAGCTGAGactaaggaagaagatgatacaGAGAAGAAAGAGGTGAAAGCTGATCCCAAGGCAGCTGAGAAAGACGTCagagttcgaaacttgctgagCACCTGCCTAAGCGACACTATCTTGAGAAAGATAATGCACGAGCCTACCGCACTGGGAATGTGGAAGGCCCTGGAGCAGGACTATCAAACTAAATCCTTGCCTAACAGGATCTATTTGAAGCAAAGCTTTGCAAGCTTCAAGATGGAGGAGAGAAAGTCGATAGAGGAGAACCTAGACACGTTCTTGAAGCTGATCGCAGACCTAGCCAGTCTAAAGATTGTAGTGAGTGATGAAGATCAGGCAATCCAACTTCTGACGAGCCTACCATCATCATATGAACCCCTTGTGCACACCTTGAAGTACGGAACTGGCAAAGAGACTCTTACGGTTAATGAAGTGGTTTCTTCAGCGTACGCCAAGGAAGCTGAGCTACGACAAAAGGGAgccttaaacaaatcaagaCAAGGCTCAGATGGGTTGTACGTGGAATCAAGGGGGAGGTCAGATAAGAAGGGTCATCGGGGCTATAACAACCGTGGAAAGAGTAGAGACTATGACAGAACAAGATCGAAGTCAAGACAGAAGTTTGCTCCAAAAGCATGCTGGGTATGTGGGGATGAAAACCACTGGAAACGAGATTGTCCACAAAGGAAGCAGTACGATAAAGGGAGCTCTTCTAGCTCTGCAAACGTAGCCATGAAGCTTCCAGACTCCATAGCCTTGACGGCAAGCACACAAGCATCAGATGAAGACTGGGTGCTAGATTCTGGGTGCACGTTTCATATAACGCCTAATAAAGAAGTACTATCGGATTTTCAAGAGGTGGAAGGAAACAAAGTGATGATGGGAAACAACACGTTCTGCATGGTAAAGGGAGTAGGGACTGTCACAATAGACAATCCAGATGGCACTGTAGTTACCCTCGGCTTGGTACGGTACATGCCAGAGATGAGAAGAAACTTGATCTCCTATGGACAACTTGAAAAGTCTGGATGCACATATCGCGGAGAAGGTTTTCAGGTTCAGTTCTTCAAGGGAAATCAGAAGGTACTCACGGGAAAATATGATCAGGGGCTTTACTACCTACAAGGTTCAGTCAGGAAAGCAAATGGAGGAGCGTCTTGCAACTTGGTTGACAAGACAAGTCAGTGGCATTCGAGATTAGCACATATGAGCCAATCATCGATGGAAGCTCTAGTGAGGAAAGGCTATCTGAAGAAAGCTGAGATCAACACGCTGGGATTTTGTGAGGCTTGCGCAATGGGGAAATCTCATAAGCAAAGCTTCCCAAAGGCGAAACACACCACCAAGGGCATCCTAGACTATGTACACTCAGACATGTGGGGATCACCCAATGTAACACCAAGCCTGTCAGGAAGCAGATACTTCCTAACCTTCATAGACGACTTTTCACGCAAGGTTTGGATATACTTCTTACATACAAAAGATGAAGCATTTAAGAAGTTTGAAGAGTGGAAAGCGTTAGTAGAGAACCAGTCAGGACAGAAGATCAAGTGCCTGCGAACCGACAATGGGTTAGAATTCTGCAACAGCTTGTTTGATAAGGTGTGCAGAGAGTCAGGCATTAAACGTCATAAGACATGCCCCTATACGCCCCAACAGAACGGAGTGTCAGAAAGGATGAACCGCACGATAATGAACAAGGTGAGAAGCATGCTGGTTGAAACAGGACTTGAGGCAGAGTTCTGGGCAGAGGCAGCGTCAACAGCTGTGTACATCATAAACAGATCACCAACAACGGCAATAGACTATGAAGTTCCAGAGGCAGTTTGGACAGGGTCAGATCCGAGCTACGATCATCTCAAAAGGTTTGGCTGTGTGGCATACGTACACACAATAGCTGACAAGATTAGCCCAAGAGCTACTAAGGGGATCTTCCTTGGGTATGCTGAGGGAACTAAAGGCGTCAGAGTCTGGCTACTGGAGGAACAGAAAGTTGTGATAAGTAAAGATGTGGTTTTCCATGAAGAACATCTATACAAACATAAGGATCTTGAGGACAACAATCCTCAGGAACTTGAGGTTCACTCTACGCCAAAGTCTAAGAAGAAAGTTACCTTCAAGGAGGAACTAATTGAACCGGCATCAGGGAGTTCAGTTCGAGGTGGAGCAGATCCAGTCAGTAGAAAGGTGGGAATTGAGGACCAGAGTAGTTCAGATGAAGAAGACGGACTCGGCTGCAGTAATCAAGAAGATCTCAGTGAGTACCTACTGGCTAGAGATCGCGTCAGACGTCAAACAAAGCCACCATCTAAGTACGAAGACGCAGACTTGGTGGCATATGCACTGGCTAGTGCTGAAGACATAGAACAAGAAGAACCTAGATCTTTTACAGAAGCAAAGCTAAGCAAAGATTGGGACATCTGGAACAACTCCATGGGAGAAGAGATGACTTCTCTAGATGAAAATCACACGTGGGACCTAACTCAGAGACCAAAGAATCAGAAGGTGATTGGCTGCAAGTGGTTGTACAAATTGAAACCGGGCATCCCAGGAGTAGAAGAACCAAGGTACAAATCACGACTTGTAGCTAAGGGTTTTGCTCAGATTGAAGGCATAGATTACAACGAAGTCTTTGCACCCGTAGTCAAGCATGTGTCGATACGGATATTGCTCTCAGCTGTTGTCAACTTCGACATGGAACTAGACCAAATGGATGTTAAAACAGCGTTTCTGCACGGAGTTCTACAGGAAAAGATTTATATGGATCAACCCGAGGGGTTTGTAAAGAAGGGTCAGGAAGACAAGGTCTGTCTGTTGAGAAAATCCCTCTACGGGTTGAAGCAATCTCCGAGGGAATGGAATCATCGATTTGATGAGTTTATGATTAGAGAGGAGTATGTTAGAAGTCAATATGACCCGTGTGTCTACTCAAAGGGTTCTACAATTGAGGCAAGAGTGTTTCTGCTACTGTATGTCGACGATATGCTGATTGCCTCCAAGAGCAGAGTAGAGATCAACACGCTGAAGACATTGTTGAAGACAGAGTTTGATATGAAGGATTTGGGTGCAGCCAGACGTATACTGGGGATGGACATCTTCAGAGAGAAAGATAAAGGTCTACTGGTGCTATCACAGGAGAGATATCTGAGAAAAGTACTAAAGGCATTCAACATGGAGGAGTCAAGAGAGGTTCAGACACCTATTGGATCACAATTTAAGCTTAAGGCATTAAGCAAGAAGGAAGCAGAGGAGCAAGCTGCAGAAATGGAAGACATACCATATGCGAGTGCTGTAGGTAGCATAATGTATGCTATGGTTGGGTCACGTCCAGATTTAGCATATGCTGTCGGTCTGGTCAGCAGATATATGGGAAAGCCAGGGAAGGAACATTGGGCAGCAGTGAAGTGGATCATGCGATATCTGAAAGGTGCAGCGGGGTATAGTCTCACATTTACAAGAGGGAAAGACTTCTTGGTACAAGGCTTTTGTGATTCAGATTACGCAGCAGATCAAGATAAGAGCAGATCGATCTCAGGGTTTGTGTTCACAGTTGGAGGTAATACAGTCAGTTGGCGGTCGTGCTTACAGAAAGTTGTGGCGCTATCAACAACAGAGGCCGAGTATATATCACTTTCAGAAGCTAGCAGGGAAGCAGTATGGTTGAAAGGGATATGTGAGGACCTGGGGTTTGAGCAGGAAGCAGCAGAGATTCACTGTGATTCGCAGAGTGCGATATACCTCTCGAAGAATAACATGTTTCATGAACGAACGAAACACATGAAGGTAAAGTATAACTTCATACGTGAGGTAGTGGCAGATGGACAAGTCAGGGTACTTAAAGTTCACACGTTGAAGAATGCGGCTGATGTGTTAACTAAAGTCCTACCCGGAGATAAGTTCAGGGAGCATATCAAGACCTTAAAGGTCTTGGAAGCTTGAGAATATCAAGCTGTTGGATCATCTCAGGTGACAGCGTAATGAGATGATGCAGAAGAGGTCAGGTGGGTTGATCTCATTACCCCGGAATCAGCAGGGGCTTGCGTTCAAGAAGCTGAGGACAGTAGTCAAGTTCAGAAGCAACACAGAACTTGGAAGATGCCAGGATTCAGGAGTTCACTATAAATGCATTCGAAGTTGATATGCAATTTTGGGAGGAAGCATGAACCAAGGTGGAGTTTGTGGAAGTTTGTGGTTCTATGCTTGAGTCCCAAATGGAGTTGCGACCGTAACAGTCGTATTGACTGGGCCGTATCAAGACTGATCAATCACTGCCAGGGAGTTAATGGGCCTACGTGAATGTTGGTGAAGCCCATCTAGCAGTTAGCTCACAGTATGTTGTGATGCAGCTATAAAGTCACTCTCAGGTTGTTGAGAGTTGGCTTGGGACTTGATAAACGATCAGTATAGTGAATTCCAGGAAACAGAATCCTGAAGAGAGAAGTACCCAGGGAGATTCGGGGAACTCTATAATTCGCTTGTGTCtttgcttttcttttctttaacaCAAACGAGAGagagtgagtgagagagagCGTGAGAGTTAGATAGAATCGAGTTAGCTAAACCAGAGGATCGCGATCGTATCGGCAACACTCACCTATCAGAAAcctccttcctcttcctctaGCAGGCCTGTTGCCAATCTGGTCCAGCAGCCACGTCAGCACAAGCCGTCCCCTGCTAGGAAACCGTCTATGGATGAGCCGGAGGTGGAGTTGCTAAGTATCTCGAGCGAGGATGATGACGTGGAGAGGGAAAGCGATGTTAGGGAGAGAGGAAGAGCGAAGAAGGAGGATGATGGAGGAGGAACTTTGGATGGTGAGGAGCCTGATTGCTGGAAACGTGTCAATGAAGCTGAGGTACGCACGTGGAATTAGATATAAAGCTATATAATAAGGACATTAGTGATGTTACGTGGaattagatgtttttttttttttgaacacctcGTGGAATTAGATGTCTATTAAACTTACTTAAACTCTGATCACGTTTTGGCAGCTTGCACGTAGGGTTCGTGATATGAGGGAATCAAGAACCGCACCAGTGGTTCAGAAACTTGAGGATAAGGTATCTGAGCCTGGCAAGAAAGTGGTTCTCACTAGTTTGCAGTCACTCCCTCGTGTGATGGAATGCATTGATCCACTTAAACTAGGGTagttgttctctctctctctctctttttttctgctTACCTTGAAAACCAGTTAGGAGTCTTTATTCGCTCACATCGATACTTACTTATGTGAGCCTAACTTTGAGTACTATATTATATAGGATAATAGACAACAAGACACTGAGATTAATCAGTGAGAGTTTAGGCAGCCCATCAAAAGCTGAGAAAGTGGACAATACACTTGGAGGtttgtctttcttcttctcaataATAACTACAACTGGAGTTGAGAATAGTGGTAGCTCTTACAAGTCAGTTTGATTTAATGCTATTTGTCCTCTTTGGATTCTTTGCAGAAAAGTTGATTTACTTCTCTGATCATTTCGATCCGAAGCTGTTTCTTTCTCGCATTCACCAAGACACAAGTGCAGCAGATTTGGAAGCTGGTGCTCTTGGCTTGAAAAGTGACTTAAAGGGTCGAAATTTGCAAAGAAAACAATTGGTAAAAGACAATTTTGACTGCTTCGTCTCGTGTAAAACAACAATTGATGGTATGTATGTGTTATTGCACTAACTGCCTTATTTGTGTTCTTCTTATATCTAGACTTTTGGTTTTCTTAACTAGATATTGAGTCGAAACTGAAGCGGATTGAAGAAGATCCAGAAGGGTCAGGAACTACTCATGTGTTCAATTGTATGAAAAGTGTGACATCAAGGGCTAATCTTGCATTTGAGCCTCTTTTTGAGAGACAGGTTGGTACGGtctaattttggattttttttttgctgtctCACTCTTTCAGTTTGTTgaagccttttttttttctcaaccaCTGTTAGGCTCAAGCTGAGAAAATCAGGTCTGTACAAGGAATGCTTCAGAGGTTCCGGACACTCTTCAACTTACCAAGTATCATTCGTAACAGTATTAGCAAGGGTGAATATGATTTGGCTGTTCGAGAATACAAGAAGGCGAAATCTATTGCTCTCCCTTCTCATGTATGTCTATACTCTCTATCACATTCTCTTGAGACAGATGTTATCCACTTT is a genomic window of Brassica napus cultivar Da-Ae chromosome A2, Da-Ae, whole genome shotgun sequence containing:
- the LOC106412372 gene encoding exocyst complex component SEC5A-like isoform X1, with product MSMSDSDEDELLQMALKEQAQRDLTYQKPPSSSSSRPVANLVQQPRQHKPSPARKPSMDEPEVELLSISSEDDDVERESDVRERGRAKKEDDGGGTLDGEEPDCWKRVNEAELARRVRDMRESRTAPVVQKLEDKVSEPGKKVVLTSLQSLPRVMECIDPLKLGIIDNKTLRLISESLGSPSKAEKVDNTLGEKLIYFSDHFDPKLFLSRIHQDTSAADLEAGALGLKSDLKGRNLQRKQLVKDNFDCFVSCKTTIDDIESKLKRIEEDPEGSGTTHVFNCMKSVTSRANLAFEPLFERQAQAEKIRSVQGMLQRFRTLFNLPSIIRNSISKGEYDLAVREYKKAKSIALPSHVNILKRVLEEVEKVMLEFKGTLYKTMEDTKIDFTSLENTVRLLLELEPESDPVWHYINVQNHRIHGLLEKCTYDHEARVETLRNETRERAISDAKWQQIQQNVVPYSDAASSTESNEVQVDLQSVEFPSEEIDALKGRYIKIITGVLVHHIPAFWKTALSVFSGKFAKSSQVTDTSANKSEEKVTEARFSTHSLEEVAGMIRKGEQHIL
- the LOC106412372 gene encoding exocyst complex component SEC5A-like isoform X2, giving the protein MSMSDSDEDELLQMALKEQAQRDLTYQKPPSSSSSRPVANLVQQPRQHKPSPARKPSMDEPEVELLSISSEDDDVERESDVRERGRAKKEDDGGGTLDGEEPDCWKRVNEAELARRVRDMRESRTAPVVQKLEDKVSEPGKKVVLTSLQSLPRVMECIDPLKLGIIDNKTLRLISESLGSPSKAEKVDNTLGEKLIYFSDHFDPKLFLSRIHQDTSAADLEAGALGLKSDLKGRNLQRKQLVKDNFDCFVSCKTTIDDIESKLKRIEEDPEGSGTTHVFNCMKSVTSRANLAFEPLFERQAQAEKIRSVQGMLQRFRTLFNLPSIIRNSISKGEYDLAVREYKKAKSIALPSHVNILKRVLEEVEKVMLEFKGTLYKTMEDTKIDFTSLENTVRLLLELEPESDPVWHYINVQNHRIHGLLEKCTYDHEARVETLRNETRERAISDAKWQQIQQNVVPYVSPTQMLHLLLKVTKFKLTYNQWSFPAKRLTL